AGAATGTGAAAAATGACTGGTGGAGGAAGCAGTAGTATTGACACTATTGAGTTATAAAACGTGGTTTGGACTTtatattaagtttttattttattaaaatttaatgataaaCTTTTACTAAGGAAATTGATAagtatgtatatttttaattaattataatttaagaaTAATCGTCTCTTAGATTAAGATTAGATAGTTTAAAAAAGGATAATGAAAAGTTAAtgaatattaataattaaaaaataaaaaccagacaacaattataaattttttaggataaaattaatgaataaattCATTCTAAATTACATAgatttgatcaattttaaattatatggaATTTTTGAATGACTTGCACAAAACTAACATAGATTTGATAAAGACTGACAAATAAATAATGCAAgtgtgaaaaattaaattagactttaataaaaaaaaatgttgatttaaaaaaaaaatgttatcatGGGAGATTTCAAAAATATAGTGTTGGGAATGAATAAATGaagcttaaaaaataataaaggagaattaaagaatgaatgaaaaaaataatatttaaataagataGAATAAGGATAGAGAGTTTATtggaaaatatatttgaaaaagtaagtagACAAAAGCTAAAAGTAACTGTTCAttctccaaacagtacaaaaatttggagagattgttggagatgctcttattgctgaaagtactgtaaataaaggtaaaagttagttgaaatagtatagtgtggtctatgaatagtaacaaaaagtgcagtggggcatatgaatagtagcaataataagctgaataataaaataattttaatttttcatcccAATCCAAACGTACACTTAGTGtatgttaaattttaagaaaaaatttatcaaacgtgggtgagatatatttaaatagagagagtgtgctaatttttaggaaaaaggtttctctagtagttttttttttaatttttaattttcttgaattacaattttagccccatttttattttttaagaataaggatTGTCTAATTAGATCAAgagtatttttgacattttttgaagttataactaactttctgaatcctcttaatatatagagataatgAAACATATATCATAGTTGACGAAAGAAAGACCATGTAATTCAATATTGTAAAGCATACACCATAGCTAGAAATTAAAGACACAAAATTTGTAGTTCAATATTGTACTAAGCGAACATCATAGATAGAAAGTAAAATCACAAGTATTTTTTAGGGATGAGTATAGCCAACGGTTAAAGAGTTGCTCCTCTTAGAGCGTCACCATCACCTCAAACTCCAATTTAGTTCCTAAACATTGGTAGAGCCaaaggcaaattttttttgccttcTTGCTTAAGTGAACTACCAAGACTAGCAGTTCATTGTAGCAAGAAGGTAtacaaaaattattcttttatcaCTTAGTTGGGTTTGGTGgcagagaggaagagagatgaactaagagagaaattgataaaaaaataaatagtgtttGGTTGATGGTAAAAATGAGACCATTGATGCAGGATATGTCGTGAAATTGTGTGTTAatatagataaaatagttttttgaggtgttaaatgctaaaatattttgcttcactgatgtggatgctctaaagaGCTAAAAGAGTGAAATTATGTGAGGGACCgtgattttggtttggttttttattttcataaaatccAAGTGAATGGATAAGATCATGTAAATGTCTCTCAAAATGCATGGTCAACTGACGATACCATTgatgggttctagttagctcagttggtaaagtctctgatggttgtataagagatctggggttcaatccccgcttacaccaaaaactgattggtgtcttggtttgataataaagagctattattaggagcggacgctataggttgaaactctctcaaaaaaaaaaaaaaaaactgacgaTACCATTTAGATTTATGGTTTTACATTTAGGGCCATcactcattttatttatttttaaaaatacaataaaataacttctcattttattgataaaaaattataatttacatacatttgaatataataagaatattaCATAGCCTTGGTCctaaattatctaaaaaaagttaaattccTTGAAGTCCTAGTTTTATTCTAAAAGGTGAAAATTACATTGGATAAGACTTTGTATATGAAGCATCGATTTAAGATTCAATGCTAGGTTATGAGGTGGGACAGTGTTAGGCACTCGCCTTGCTTGGTGAACTAATCTTCTAAAATATAGTGATCATCATCATGTCATGTCATCCAATCATCCAAAACATGtcacaaaaaaaaggaaagggtaTGTCATtcgggtttttatttttgatttttttaagttttgaagCATATGCAAGGGGGATGAGCATCTTGTAAACATTCATCAAATATGAACAtgtttttggttgatttgaGAGTATCAAAGACAAAACACTCAAAAGTTCAAGAAATTGTACATTTATGCACAATGCATGATGATCGATTTAGGCTTGGACATATGATCCTAACATATATATAACTTTGTGTTTGGGATGAATGAGGCAAAGTTTTGGTATGTATTTGGGGCACCAGGGATTAGAGGATATAGTAACAGGGAGTTAGTTTCATGTCGAATAAAAGGATCACTAATTGACTTCGTGCCCGTTTGGTTCAACGTTTTGAGCCCAAAAcgccactttttcaaaaaatcaaccctttatgtgtgtttggttcagcacaaaacgcaacttttttcaaaagttgCGTTTTGAACCAAGGCATAAAACGTGCATTCCCTTATGGAGCTCTGAAGGTCCATTTTGCCAAAAGCCAGTGCGCGTTCTAATGTATCCGTTGAACAATCTTGGGCAATTACCAAATTCTcctttcttcgtcttcttcaacACCTCTCATCAAGCTCACTCACGCCTCTATCTCttcctctgttttttttttttttaatttatttctctaATTTGATCAACACAAAATAacttaaaatcaactcaaatcCCATTAGCAAACCCAtcccaaacccaactcaaaatcaaacccaaaatccacaaaaaaaaaaaaatcaactcaaaatccaaaatcaaacccaaaatcaactcaaaatccaaaatcaaacccaaaatctcaaaatccttatgtttcaatcatcttcatcttcttcatcatcatcttctatggagtgtgaaaaaaaaaaagaataaaggagGAAATAcgaaataaggaaataaagaaaaaagatgaaaaaagagatGTAGTACCTCTGTGGACGGATGAGTTcttgcagaagaagaagaagaagaaaaaaaaaagaaaaaaaaaaagaggaagtagCCCGAGTAGGAGAGCTCTGTGGAATGCTCTAGAGAATGGGAGAAGTGGCTGGAAAAGTGaggaaagaaggaaataaaGGAAAGGAGCTATACgtgggtggaggagaaaaaaagagtgagaaaaaaaaaagaaaaaaaaaaagggaaaaagtagGAAATGCAGTAacgtgtggaggagaaaaaaagatgcaaagaaaaaggaaagaaaaagaaggcaatgctattacaatattttcacaataaattttaagtggtaaattattattagtaaatattggtgagaaaaaaataatttttatagaaagaaaaaaaaataattttaatagcacgttcaaattttaatcagtattaatttgtatcacaatatttttacaataaatcttaagtggtaagttattattagataatattggtgagaaaaaaataatttttatagaaagagaaaaaaataattttaatagttaattcaaattttaatcggtattaatttttatcacaatattttcacaataaatcttaagtggtaagttattattagctaatattggtgagaaaaaaataatttttatagaaatttttttttaatagtatgttcaaattaaaatcagtatcaatttttatcacaatattttcacaataaatcttaagtggtaggttattattagctaatattgatgagaaaaaaaaaatttttttagaaagagaaaaattgatttaagtatatgaagtagttgatttaagtatgaaataaactctcttatatatacattgtcctttttggtaatttacctcttaaactgcaacttttataaatgctagccaaacactcaacttttttaaaaagcactttttaacagcttttaccaaacactcagctttttgaaaaatcactttttcattatgcactttttaaaaactcaactttttcattatgcgctttttcaaaaagcccaatcAAACTCACCCTTAATAACCTCACCTAAAAGTTCTCTAAATCTCTAGGAAATTATGTATTTTAAACTGCGAAACCCTTGTTTATAGAGGAGGGTAAAAGGCCTTCACCGATGACCTTGGATGAGTTTGGGGCAAtcgaaattgaaaaaaataaaaaaactcatttgGGCTAAACAAGTGCCAAATTgagaaaattagaatttttttttagtcacaTAACAAATTTAGCGGGTTATGTGACTAGATAAACAAAGCCCAAACATGGGCACGTGCTGATTAATTAGATTGTAGATAAGCCCTCGTTTAGGgtttaaaacattattattattattattattattaactttcTCTACCTTTTCGAGCTCCCTTTTGCCACCACCACTCTCCTCAACCTCGTACTCTTCAGAGTTCAGTCTCGGGTTAGTGCTCTCTCTAGCATTGTCGTTTTCCTTTTCCTCACCTAAATGGGTTTTCAAAGAACGATAAGGCTCgccatttttttttgaggaagaaagTCACagcttttggggtttttgatttcCATACAGTTTGTATATTTGCAGGGGAGAGATAAATCCAGGGATGGCTGCAAGTCTCGCTTCCAAATGGTCTCGTGGTATGTCAATGTGATCTTTATtaccccacttttttttttttttttcaagggctCTATTCAGTTTTAACAATGACATTAGTGGATGACAGTACTTAAATATGAAGTTTTCGTTCATTGATTTGAAATGATGATTGTAATTACATAAATGTTCATTCAAATGTGTTAAACCCCTTTTCCCTTTTCTgggtattaatttttatttatttattatatttttttttggaaagtagGAAGAACTGGTTGTTAATGATTCTGACTGTTTCAGTAGTGATGACATTACGTGATAGTTGCTTATGGAATGTGTAAAATGAGTTTGATCAGCTGGGTTAATGGGATGCTGAATCTTGACATTGTTGAATCACTCTATCATGTTGTTGGGTTCTTCTTGAGTGTGGTTTGTGTCATTCAAGCTTTATTTCAATGGAATATGTTTGAGCACAAACCAAATTTTTTCCCACTCGAGGTGATACAAAGTCACTCAAGAGGATGAATATTTGACTTTGTGCGAGCGAGGATATGGACTTTTATGTGAAATGCACAAGTTAACAATGAGAATGAGGATTAAAGCCTAGATTATGATGCAGAAATTAGGATTGATGTTTAGGGGTTTCAGGTTAGAAAatatggatctttttttttgataagtaggtTAGAAAATATGGATCTTGACGGCTGTTTGAGGCCGAAACAGgggataaaacaaaaaacaaggtAAATAACACATTAGGCAATCACACCTAGGTCTTCATAAGCAGTCACACCTAGGTAGGAGAAGGCAATTACACCCTTGAAGCTTAAAATAAGCtgctgaattttattaattaatcactATATATTATTGACTACAATAAAGACTTTATATTGAGACTATTGTTAAACCCTTTCCTAGAAGGACTAGGACTCTAAATAATCTATTCCTAGAATGACTAGGAATACTAATACAAACCAAAAAATGACTTAGTAACTTTTAAACCTAACAGGGAAAAGactcaaaacttaaaataaggCTCATGGGTCTCTAGGATGGATACGGATTAGGTTCAATGCATCAGTGCACTGGACATGATACGATATAGACACGTGTCCAAAACTGTGCACTGGACAGAAGCTTAAGCCCTCTAGGACAGCCCATTCCAGAAAATCTGGAAATTACCAGACtaccccaaattttaaaacttaatactAAGACTCAATAATAACCAAAATAACTTATGAAAGGTGTCAAGAAAGTCCCAAATTAAAACTAGACCACAAATCTTGAATCTTTTCATATTTAGTCTTGTCTTTCCTTGAACCCTTTCTTGTCCGCATCATATTACCAATGCCTAAGTTACAAAGCCTACTCAAAGCGTAATGATGCACTTTTGATAATGAAGATGCTAAAAATTTACAAGGATAGAGTTCTCACAAGCCTACTTACCTACAAGCCTACATATAATTCTGATACAGTGAGAGATGATTCTCTGGATTTGTATGTCTGGGTGTGCGTGTCTTGTGTGAGAACATCTTTCTCTACTTATACTTGAGGCTTTAGCAGTTAATATTGTCCTCATTGCCATGTGTCATGTTTTCATTAGCTTTTAATCCCTAGATCCTGGGTGAAAGCACTCTAATAACTACCTTGAGGTAACTGCCTTCTCATGTGGGACTCACATTCGCATTACATATAACACTGCTTGAGATGATGGTCTTTGCTCGAGGTAACTACCACTCACTAATTTTCAATGACGTGACACCACTTGTCATTCCCTAAGGGCTTCAGTCCATTGTTAACCAGTTAATGATGTggaaaacttattaaaaataactTAATATTTTCCACATCTTGTACTAATATTTGGCCTAATGCATGCCCCTGCATGTGGTTGGTGTATTCCTAGGCCAATCATCTTTGGATCACTTTACCAATTCCTTTCAGTTTCAGGTCTTTGTTTCAATCTTACTTTTCTACTACCCAGACACTAAATTTCACTTTCCTCTTTTTTACCAACTGACAATTTCAATGGCTTGTGTCAAACAAGCTGCTTCTAACGTAGAACAAATTCCTTCCTTGAGCAATCCTGCTTTGAGTGAACCCATTAAGGATTGCGATGTGGCTGCTCAGATCATGAAAACCATTTCTGCTGACCGGAAAGTTTTCACCCCCTATGTCTTGCTTCTTGAAATTAGGGGGAAGGTTCTTCCTCCTTCTTGAGCTTTGACGCTTCAAGCTATGGTCTTGGGGTAGCAATTCTAGGTGAATTTCCAGGGGATTTGGTTGACCATTTCCTTTGTTTTACTGTTGGTACTCCTGCCTATCAATCGTGAGGTATTTCTTGGGAGTGATTGGAATGGTAGCGTCAAGCTCAAGACTTGGACTCCAGAAGTGAAGGTGTGGGCTCTGGGTGACTTGAATGGACACACAGCTGAGAAACCATGGACTCGCCTTGGTATTCGCAAGGCCATTTTACTCTCGAAGTATGATCCCCAAGTTAATCCAGTGTTGCTCTCATCGTTAGTATTGTTTTGGTTCCCTGTGACCAATTTTTTCCACTTTTCTGAAGGTTTCATGAGTCATGACACTCACTATCAAAGATGTCTTTGCCCTGACGTGCCTTCCTCCTTATGGTATGTCTGCACACTTAACTTCTTTTAAGTTTTCGCATTCATTGACCTGCCCAAAAGAAGCAATTGCACTTTTATTTGAACTTACTTGTTGCAAAACGAGTTCATGGCTTGGGCTCCATTTTGTACGATGAAGAGCGTTCGTTTTACCTCCTGTGGCTCTGTAGATCCTTGTTCAGAATTACTTCGAGGAGGCTTATTTCTTCCTATGTGCCAATTGCTTGAGCTCAAGCACAAGGAATTTGAGTAGCCATGGGCCCTATGTTTTTGGCTGATGTTTACAGGGCTATGGTATTGGCTTGTGCTTCTCCATGTAATACCCCAGGGGGttatttatggtttgttgagctTTGGGCATAAACCTATTTCCAATAACTTGCGCCTGTCCCGAGGCCTTTCTCCAAAGATGAGTCCAACTCTTATGGACAGCATTGGTCTGAAGCCAGATACGACGAGCTCTAGGACATTCCATCATTCAAACAATGGTTTGATAATTCTCCAAATATGGTAGAACCTACAATATTGTAGATTTCAAGCCTTtcaatgaaatgaaatttggGCTCTTGGAATTTAAGACCCTATCTTCTATGGCAGATGATGATAAGACTCGAGCCATAAATGCCAACATTCTCCAAACACGAGATTTACTCGTTTTTGGCTTAAGTACTTTTCTAGAGATACATAATCCTTTTCTTGTTGCACGCCAACTAGGCTTTGAGCAACTAGTATCTTTTCCCCGAGTCTATACTGAAAATAACCCATGGCACTCAAGAAGAAGCTTGAGGAAAGAAGAGATCACTTCTTTTGTGAAGAAGAGTAAAGATTTGGCAAAGAAGttcatttttcagtgttttacACATTGCTCGTGCACTTCTGCCAAGTTTCAAGACTGATGGGATGAATATATGGCAGCTAGGAATGATATAGACTCAATGGTTGAATCTCTTAAAACCCTTTGCCCAACTTTTCTTTCTAATAACGCACCAGATACtaagtaaattttattattcaatgtttactatatattttcTAGGCTTTTACTAAAATACCAAACTTTTATATATCAGCCAATCCTTCAAATGTCACTGGCAAAAGCAAAAGGGTCAAGCATAAAGCTGGGAAGGTTGAGAGTTTTGAAGTAAGTAGCTCTGACCCTTTAGATCAAATGATTGAGGAAGCATATATTTCTGTTTCTCGTAAGATAAATCCGGGTTTTTTAGAATCTATGGCCATATTATTTCCGCTTCGAGGTGAAATGATGAAACGTGTGCAGGAAGAGTTAATTCAAGGGCCAAACTTCAACAAACCTCAAGCTCCTCAAGGCCTGGTTTCTCAACTTAAATCTGTCAAAGAGAGACCTGAACTCCAAGGGAAAAGGAAGGTTATAGTTGCCTTTgatgaggaagaggaagaatcTCCTGAGCCTCCTTTGGCCACAAAAAGATCTAGATCAACCTCTATCCAAATCAGAGAACCATCTGACCAGGCTCAAGCAATTAGTGAAGATATACCTGAGGCTATCCCATCACAAGTTCAACAACCAATGAAATGTGCTGGTAGGAAGCCTTCTCAAATAGAAAGGAGATCCAAGCTCAGGGAGGATGAATTTAAACTTAGAGGAGAAGTTGAGGCAGCAAAGCAAGAAGTGGAGGAACAGGCTCAAGACCTTGCTGCTGCCAAAGCCAAGAAACAATGGCTTCTTGATCAACTCAAAGCCCTACAGGATACCCATGGGGACCAGGTTGGTCCTGACGTTTTTAAATTCCTTGAAAAATCAGAGATTGAAgaaggagaggaagaagaagaagaggaggaggaagaggacaGTGAGTAGGCTGCCCGACCTGGTCCTCTCCATATCGCTCCATATGGATATAATATTATTTCCAAGTGGGTTGGGCGGGTTCAACTATTGAAGTGGCGGGTGGGTTGGGTGGTGGGTTGAGTTTTTTTAAACCACCTAGACCTTGTCCAACCCGCCTCTATGTATATAGTTATCTCTTGTGAGTTTATATCtcatatcaaatttaattttttttattaactccATGATTTATACAtgttaatagtttttatttttgttgaagtcCTACAATGGTTTATAGGATTTAGCGgaattactttttaaatttattcgtaaGCCTACTTGCCTACAAACATTTCTGATACAATGAGAGATGATTCTCTGGGATTTTtatgtgtgagtgtgtttgTCTTGTGTGAAAACATCTTTCACTATTTATACTTGAGGCTTTGATAGTTAATCTTGTCATCATTACCATGTGTCACGTTTTCATTAGCCTTTAATCCCACGAACCCAGCTGAAAGCACTCTGATAACTGCCTCGAGGTAACTACCTTCTCATGTGGTACTCACGTACTCTTTACATAAAACCACTCGAAATGACAGTTTTCGCTCGAGGTAACTACCACCAACTAATTTCCAATGATGTGACGCCACTTGTCATTCCCTTAGGGCTTCAGTCCATTGTTAATCACTTATTGACATGGCAaacttatttaaaataaattaatatttaccACATCTTGTACTAATACGTGtactattaataaaattaaatatttggcCTAATAGAATGGACAATGCCTAAGTTTGTTCCTTGGACTAAAATAATTGGTTCTGAACTTAGTTATACCTAGTTGAACTTGCTTCTCCCTCGTTCTGCCATGATGACCATGATGGTTGATTATAATGAGCTGCAATTACTTATTGGTTCCTAATATTTCCCAAAATTTCCtcgttaatttattttcttgactttgggggttatttatttatttattattatttttaactgtTTGGCTCACTGCATACTAGTGGGTCGTTCATTTTTGGGGGGCCTTGACCACAAATTGTCTGGTTTTCTGAGCACATCACATGAGGCATGCAGCAATTCCTTCTCTCAGGTCAGTGTCTTTTTCTGTTAttggtgtttttattttgtaagaTTGTAGTTGAGATTGTTGAAGATTTTTCACTATTAGTGACTTTTTGGTTCAAATGGCTCTTCCAGCCTTTCTAATAACTAGCCATGATCCTGCGCGACGCGCGGATAATGCTTTAAGCTGGTATGTGAAAAACTTATATAGaatatccaaaatattttaaagtaataacATGAAGTAATGTTGCAATAACATAAagagatttttgttaaattaatgatgtaatacaaaattaagtggatggagaatttaaattatagagaaaaagttaaataaattagaaattagttaTTATGTGGTGtaatatcttctcaaaaaaatgtgGTGTAATAagttgattgtttgtttaatcatttatttttttgctgaaaattttaatcataatttttgtttctacatTGGCTTGGAGTTAGcacaaaaaatttgtaatttcatgtaaatgtttatttatgtatttttttttgagaaaaatgtaaatGTTTATTTGGCTTATGGAAATATCATCTAAAATTTATGATGTCATGTTTATGTTATTGAAGTATAATAGTGGTAAGTTAAATACTAAGTGAGAATAGTGATATCCtattaatagaattttattataatccaaATATGTAAAGAAGTTGAGGTGtaaaactaaatgaaaaattactctTACAAAGTGTCACATGACAGAATCGCATGGTCTCTCATgtgatgttttttctttttatatatatataaaattagtgCATACTTATAGATAATTAATGTGTATTCACTTCATTGACACATTCAATGAATTAAAAGTTTTACATAAATGTAAACTTTGATAAGGTGAAAGCTTAAATAAGAGAAACTTAACGAATGTGTCACTTGGCAGAACTTCATGCTCTCTCACccgaggtctctgcttttatatatgtatatatgtatttattgATGATGGTGTGTTAGATGATATCTCTGGTTCAAGTCTTGTGGAGTGCACGAGTTACTgacaaatagaaaaataat
The sequence above is drawn from the Castanea sativa cultivar Marrone di Chiusa Pesio chromosome 5, ASM4071231v1 genome and encodes:
- the LOC142633414 gene encoding uncharacterized protein LOC142633414 isoform X1 — protein: MAASLASKWSRANPSNVTGKSKRVKHKAGKVESFEVSSSDPLDQMIEEAYISVSRKINPGFLESMAILFPLRGEMMKRVQEELIQGPNFNKPQAPQGLVSQLKSVKERPELQGKRKVIVAFDEEEEESPEPPLATKRSRSTSIQIREPSDQAQAISEDIPEAIPSQVQQPMKCAGRKPSQIERRSKLREDEFKLRGEVEAAKQEVEEQAQDLAAAKAKKQWLLDQLKALQDTHGDQVGPDVFKFLEKSEIEEGEEEEEEEEEEDSGWWVEFF
- the LOC142633414 gene encoding uncharacterized protein LOC142633414 isoform X3, whose product is MAASLASKWSRANPSNVTGKSKRVKHKAGKVESFEEELIQGPNFNKPQAPQGLVSQLKSVKERPELQGKRKVIVAFDEEEEESPEPPLATKRSRSTSIQIREPSDQAQAISEDIPEAIPSQVQQPMKCAGRKPSQIERRSKLREDEFKLRGEVEAAKQEVEEQAQDLAAAKAKKQWLLDQLKALQDTHGDQVGPDVFKFLEKSEIEEGEEEEEEEEEEDSGWWVEFF
- the LOC142633414 gene encoding uncharacterized protein LOC142633414 isoform X2 encodes the protein MAASLASKWSRANPSNVTGKSKRVKHKAGKVESFEVSSSDPLDQMIEEAYISVSRKINPGFLESMAILFPLRGEMMKRVQEELIQGPNFNKPQAPQGLVSQLKSVKERPELQGKRKVIVAFDEEEEESPEPPLATKRSRSTSIQIREPSDQAQAISEDIPEAIPSQVQQPMKCAGRKPSQIERRSKLREDEFKLRGEVEAAKQEVEEQAQDLAAAKAKKQWLLDQLKALQDTHGDQVGPDVFKFLEKSEIEEGEEEEEEEEEEDSE